From a region of the Phaeodactylum tricornutum CCAP 1055/1 chromosome 4, whole genome shotgun sequence genome:
- a CDS encoding predicted protein, translating to MRLVAEDALAEFPFTTVNINTPCGPCRGRHPLDPTTICAVSIIRSGDCLLEAVREIEPSCKVGKILIQRDEAHPDKIAQLYYRKLPAGLADMHVLLCDPMLATGGSALCALDLLCREYQVPPSKIIFCNMICAPEGLRILAERYPAVKIVTACVDEGLNDDKFIVPGVGDYGDRFFNTL from the coding sequence ATGCGACTCGTCGCGGAAGATGCCTTGGCCGAATTCCCCTTTACGACCGTCAATATTAACACGCCGTGTGGACCGTGTCGAGGTCGGCACCCGCTGGATCCGACCACCATTTGCGCCGTATCGATCATTCGCAGCGGTGACTGTTTACTGGAAGCCGTCCGGGAAATCGAACCGTCCTGCAAGGTGGGCAAGATTCTCATACAGCGTGATGAAGCGCATCCCGACAAGATTGCCCAACTCTACTACCGCAAACTACCCGCCGGGTTGGCGGATATGCACGTTTTGCTCTGCGATCCCATGCTAGCGACGGGAGGTTCCGCCCTCTGCGCACTCGACCTACTCTGCCGCGAGTACCAGGTACCGCCCTCCAAAATCATCTTTTGTAACATGATTTGTGCGCCGGAAGGCTTACGCATTCTGGCCGAACGTTATCCCGCCGTCAAAATCGTCACGGCCTGTGTGGACGAAGGCTTGAACGACGACAAATTCATTGTACCGGGCGTGGGGGACTATGGTGACCGATTTTTCAACACTTTGTAA
- a CDS encoding predicted protein: GPSMIPTMAPDGSDIWLRRTYTWRRKLGWDVPYRRNDLVGFAHPDQPQHVSCKRIVGLAGDQARRTVVVPPGHVWVEADCPNFGIDSRHFGPIPVEWLQGKISARVWPLWRA, from the exons GGTCCGAGTATGATACCCACCATGGCACCGGACGGGTCGGATATTTGGTTGCGTAGAACCTATACTTGGAGACGGAAATTGGGCTGGGACGTGCCCTACCGGCGTAACGACCTCGTGGGCTTTGCACATCCCGATCAACCCCAACACGTCTCGTGCAAGCGCATCGTGGGGCTCGCCGGAGATC AAGCCCGGCGCACCGTCGTTGTGCCACCCGGACACGTTTGGGTGGAAGCAGATTGTCCCAATTTTGGGATTGATTCGAGACACTTTGGACCCATTCCGGTAGAATGGCTCCAGGGCAAGATCTCCGCACGGGTTTGGCCCTTGTGGCGGGCG
- a CDS encoding predicted protein: MEPQERPLRRRLNGDNDDHRERIPRDARIVAVVPETHRLQDWDQWLRNNALISSHDADASSTRINSLELARFSALTRYQEAVHDEIFAADEHQETLQRNERQGVIDSYASLLIDLTASDGIVRDVSLQVLASSCDAIFAWASSWKRFHTTATPHTDDRRSFPLERFTYSSVLAFVHVVQGDQQVDNLTGDVIVDCCQIAHFLQNSTVLDATTAILEESIDTENCYSICQLADQLQLSQLFEKSLAHMMQTLGDIQGNQEAWDDLTPELRDRIVAIQAAIQSSVHSNSRLFFSSLDEYLAMFAERVQYCRERLDQAKEENSHVTPGSHYHRDVSRKIAHQEQRVRTLQLALREQKKLFTSQKVVSR; this comes from the coding sequence ATGGAACCTCAAGAACGACCGCTGAGGCGACGTTTGAACGGGGACAACGACGATCACCGCGAACGCATTCCTCGCGACGCACGGATCGTAGCCGTTGTTCCAGAAACGCACCGATTGCAAGATTGGGACCAATGGTTGCGGAACAACGCGCTGATCTCTTCTCACGACGCCGACGCATCGTCGACACGGATCAATTCCCTAGAGCTGGCGCGTTTTTCAGCCTTGACGCGCTACCAAGAAGCGGTACACGACGAGATTTTTGCGGCAGACGAACACCAAGAAACACTCCAGCGCAACGAGCGACAAGGTGTGATCGACTCGTACGCAAGTTTGTTGATTGATTTGACCGCGTCGGACGGGATTGTTCGGGATGTCTCGTTGCAAgtgttggcgtcgtcgtgTGACGCTATTTTTGCCTGGGCATCGTCATGGAAGCGTTTCCACACCACCGCTACACCACACACCGACGACCGTCGCTCGTTTCCCCTGGAGCGATTCACGTACTCGTCGGTGTTGGCCTTTGTCCACGTAGTTCAAGGCGACCAGCAGGTGGACAACCTTACGGGTGACGTGATTGTTGATTGTTGCCAAATTGCTCATTTCTTGCAAAATTCGACCGTATTGGACGCGACGACTGCGATTCTGGAGGAGTCCATTGACACAGAAAACTGTTACTCCATTTGCCAACTAGCCGATCAGTTGCAGCTATCGcaactttttgaaaaatcaTTGGCCCACATGATGCAGACGTTAGGCGATATCCAGGGCAACCAGGAGGCTTGGGACGATTTGACACCCGAACTTCGGGATCGCATTGTGGCCATCCAAGCCGCCATCCAGTCCTCGGTCCATTCAAATAGTCGTCTCTTTTTTTCGTCGTTGGACGAATATCtggccatgtttgccgaACGGGTCCAGTATTGCCGGGAACGTCTGGACCAAGCCAAGGAAGAGAATTCGCACGTGACGCCCGGTTCGCACTATCACCGAGACGTATCCCGCAAAATTGCACATCAAGAGCAACGCGTACGCACTCTCCAACTGGCCTTAcgggaacaaaagaaactgtTCACTTCTCAAAAGGTAGTATCACGGTGA
- the Pt-KIF2 gene encoding kinesin family-like protein (Chromokinesin family member are involved in spindle formation and the movements of chromosomes during mitosis. Binds to microtubules and to DNA.; chromokinesin), whose translation MGQHAQKQQHHHVIRIGGVSGPRFTFDQVFPPTATQTAVYQHVVAPLLDATLEGYNATILAYGQTGSGKTHTILGPHDSILHNREQAGVLPRAVHDLFERLQERDTVTVKLQFLELYGEQIRDLLANSATASSESQALGGKLTIRDNGTDEPEVVGATLRLVTTADEALRCITTGMLRRVTGATAMNATSSRSHAMLSLSTENVGTLPQTTCRIKRSKFNFVDLAGSERQKRTQSQGQRLKEGIDINKGLLVLGNVISALGDPKKRGKTFVPYRDSKLTRLLQGSLGGNHQTLMIACVSPASSNLEESLNCLRYANRAKNIQNNAVVNVDPTTRLV comes from the exons ATGGGGCAACATgcacaaaaacaacaacaccatCACGTCATTCGTATCGGTGGTGTTTCCGGTCCACGCTTTACTTTTGATCAAGTATTTCCTCCAACGGCAACGCAAACGGCGGTCTACCAACACGTTGTCGCACCGTTGCTGGATGCAACTTTGGAAGGATACAACGCCACAATCCTGGCCTACGGACAAACTGGATCAGGAAAAACACACACGATCCTGGGTCCGCACGATTCCATACTGCACAATCGTGAACAAGCCGGGGTCTTACCTCGAGCCGTACACGATTTGTTCGAACGCCTGCAAGAACGCGacactgtcacagtcaaattACAGTTTTTGGAACTCTACGGAGAGCAAATTCGGGATTTACTGGCGAATTCTGCAACTGCGTCGTCGGAATCACAGGCTCTTGGCGGCAAACTCACGATTCGCGACAACGGAACGGACGAGCCCGAAGTCGTTGGCGCCACCCTGCGCCTCGTCACCACAGCCGACGAAGCTCTGCGTTGTATCACTACTGGAATGCTGCGCCGTGTTACGGGGGCTACCGCAATGAACGCGACGAGCTCGCGCTCTCACGCCATGCTTTCCCTT TCGACCGAAAACGTGGGAACGCTACCACAAACTACGTGCCGGATCAAACGTTCCAAgttcaattttgtcgacTTGGCCGGTTCGGAACGGCAAAAGCGCACGCAGTCTCAGGGACAACGTCTTAAGGAAGGAATCGACATCAATAAAGGTCTGCTTGTCCTGGGGAACGTAATTTCGGCCTTGGGGGATCCGAAGAAGCGGGGCAAAACGTTCGTACCCTACCGCGATTCAAAACTCACGCGGCTGTTGCAAGGTAGTCTGGGAGGCAATCATCAAACGCTTATGATTGCTTGCGTTAGCCCGGCTAGCAGCAATCTGGAAGAATCCTTAAATTGTTTGCGGTACGCCAACCGGGCAAAGAATATCCAGAACAATGCCGTAGTAAATGTAGATCCGACCACACGTCTCGTG
- a CDS encoding predicted protein, whose protein sequence is MKSCRFGGRCVALVGLFAKPHMAFVANRLAVVGASNPAVSFSSTLYAPKAFRMSSSRASSTSGAAAPIKHIGKAEMQEILEDYEDGGTEESRYIVIDVRGDDEVMYTGKLAPSVITLPIQVIMSSNAFQMDPDDFEEAFGFVKPDLDDTLVFTCAAGVRSVYACQAAARAGYSKLVNYVGGANDWFT, encoded by the coding sequence ATGAAAAGCTGCCGATTCGGTGGTCGTTGTGTTGCTCTTGTCGGATTGTTCGCCAAGCCGCACATGGCGTTTGTTGCGAACCGATTGGCCGTAGTCGGGGCGAGCAACCCAGCAGTCAGCTTTTCGTCAACTTTGTACGCACCAAAAGCGTTCCGCATGAGCAGCTCCCGCGCGAGCTCTACGAGCGGAGCTGCCGCGCCCATCAAGCACATTGGCAAAGCCGAAATGCAAGAGATCCTCGAAGACTACGAGGATGGAGGCACCGAAGAGTCTCGCTACATCGTTATTGACGTTCGCGGTGACGACGAGGTCATGTATACTGGCAAACTCGCACCGTCGGTAATTACCTTACCGATTCAAGTCATCATGAGCTCCAACGCCTTTCAAATGGATCCGGATGATTTCGAAGAGGCATTCGGGTTCGTCAAACCTGATTTAGACGACACACTAGTGTTTACCTGCGCTGCGGGAGTGCGGAGCGTATACGCTTGTCAAGCTGCCGCCCGAGCCGGCTATTCGAAGCTCGTCAATTACGTTGGAGGCGCTAACGACTGGTTCACATAA
- a CDS encoding predicted protein, whose protein sequence is MYFRMTFRNELSRSREQRWSSKKRVKVLWVLLVCSTSFYPLKSPTGEESTQIRVYRDSRVCTMNSVATDNPAIPAWKKKLLEKKETISNDPNFDPTLPAWKQSLLQKKAKEAPGTESFGQDESSKSSQPAWMQETLKRRANRGTVSVPKSPKHEETDDDAASEDKKPEWMKKFNKMNFRKVDDSDVLEVSGKQDPSIVRNSNGVVVHHVGASSPLNHRSQDKYKKDRHEQRYTEERFNSSSNSTQLNDSSSSLVLNGSSNNLSHDSSPSKKPYLAKTGIQESEQKPCDGIPHTSVKDSESLDKSKQESAQASQYKQSPSTTMKKVLIDNSDEEDSDVLEDDRATNYRGMETRKTAGGTDKDGSDDDSSSEETPKKAVIHPSPSSFTPSGNSTTGIGPNNPTNASNSGRSYKVESKSKVAAVDSDDSDDDSSIEEPSKKPLVRPTPPSLAPTKSYDTSTSDKDRTKAPFSVGSAKAGPKKSVADVDSDDSDDDSSIEAPPKNTVARHSQPTQVSTNSNNKSTSDKDMTSASANARSAKNPKHSGNYIDSDDSDDDSSSEGPPKKPVVLHASLSERQVASVAAVIKKEESDGTDSDDKNTNVYSMKSIPKVRDYTDSEDESDDDSGSSLDIPVLSKKDEKRAKPRRISDFLSADAKTRVPKGFDMAVGDLDSVDGSDDGTFLDACAYLKEQEKRQKARAAANAASAKLQAPVNNFPPATQMSISKKSTMDEATQLDLGSKKHKKHNKDVSKSSVEEREKVHKGDACGPEKSKKTSKRGKKETTKSEKKTMLHKSGKSASAEKNHIYESSTGSTDSKKIKVAESPVSSNPDPNSPTKARSEKKKTATASSDGEKKKKKAKADKKEKEKRKETADTDDKSKLKPDKSKRKSRRSADL, encoded by the coding sequence ATGTATTTCCGGATGACTTTTCGCAACGAACTTTCTAGGTCTCGCGAGCAACGTTGGTCATCCAAAAAGCGAGTCAAAGTCCTTTGGGTCCTGCTTGTTTGCTCCACATCTTTTTACCCCCTGAAGTCACCGACCGGAGAGGAATCCACACAAATTCGGGTCTACAGAGACAGTCGCGTCTGCACCATGAACAGCGTTGCCACGGACAATCCAGCCATTCCGGCCtggaaaaagaagcttttggaaaagaaagagacAATCTCGAACGATCCTAATTTCGATCCTACGTTGCCCGCTTGGAAGCAAAGCCTGCTTCAAaaaaaagccaaggaagcACCAGGTACGGAAAGTTTCGGGCAGGATGAGTCCAGCAAGTCGAGTCAGCCCGCGTGGATGCAGGAGACCTTGAAACGACGTGCGAATCGCGGTACTGTTTCTGTACCTAAGAGCCCCAAACACGAAGAAACAGACGACGATGCCGCATCTGAGGATAAAAAGCCAGAGTGGATGAAAAAGTTCAATAAAATGAATTTCAGAAAAGTTGATGATTCTGATGTGCTCGAGGTTTCGGGAAAGCAAGATCCTTCCATTGTACGAAACTCGAATGGCGTTGTTGTTCATCACGTCGGTGCAAGTTCTCCTTTGAACCATCGTAGCCAAGACAAGTATAAAAAGGATCGTCACGAACAACGGTACACGGAAGAGCGATTCAATAGCTCGTCCAACAGTACACAGCTCAACGACTCGTCCAGCAGCCTCGTACTAAACGGGTCGTCGAATAATCTATCGCACGACAGCTCACCATCCAAGAAACCGTATCTAGCGAAAACGGGCATCCAAGAATCTGAACAAAAGCCTTGCGACGGTATTCCACACACTTCAGTAAAAGATTCTGAATCACTGGACAAATCAAAACAGGAATCGGCTCAAGCCTCCCAATACAAGCAATCTCCTTCCACCACCATGAAAAAGGTACTCATTGACAACAGTGATGAAGAAGACTCGGATGTGTTAGAGGATGATAGGGCTACAAACTATAGGGGAATGGAAACCAGAAAAACAGCCGGTGGTACTGACAAAGACGGCTCTGACGACGACTCGTCCAGTGAAGAGACTCCGAAGAAGGCCGTCATACACCCTTCACCATCTTCTTTCACACCTTCGGGGAATTCTACTACGGGCATCGGTCCTAATAACCCTACAAACGCGTCAAACAGCGGCCGAAGCTACAAAGTCGAGTCAAAAAGCAAAGTCGCAGCTGTCGATAGTGACGACTCTGACGACGACTCATCTATCGAAGAACCTTCCAAGAAGCCCTTAGTACGCCCTACACCTCCATCTCTTGCACCCACGAAAAGTTACGACACGAGCACTAGTGATAAGGATCGTACAAAAGCCCCATTCAGTGTCGGAAGCGCCAAAGCCGGTCCGAAAAAGAGCGTCGCTGATGTTGACAGCGACGactccgacgacgactcgtCTATCGAGGCACCTCCCAAGAACACCGTCGCACGCCATTCACAACCTACTCAAGTATCCACGAATAGTAACAACAAGAGCACTAGTGATAAGGACATGACAAGTGCATCAGCTAACGCCCGAAGTGCCAAAAATCCCAAACATAGCGGCAATTACATCGACAGCGACGACTCTGACGACGATTCGTCCAGCGAAGGGCCTCCGAAGAAGCCCGTGGTACTTCACGCGTCCCTATCCGAGAGACAAGTTGCCTCTGTAGCGGCTGTgatcaaaaaggaagaatcaGACGGGACAGATTCTGATGACAAAAACACGAATGTATATTCAATGAAGTCAATTCCCAAGGTGCGAGACTACACTGACAGCGAGGACGAATCCGATGACGACTCCGGAAGTTCTTTGGACATTCCCGTTCTGTCGAAAAAGGACGAAAAGCGCGCAAAGCCAAGACGTATTTCAGATTTTCTCAGTGCCGATGCCAAAACTCGCGTTCCCAAGGGGTTTGATATGGCTGTCGGCGATTTAGATAGTGTTGACGGATCGGATGACGGTACGTTCTTGGATGCGTGTGCTTACTTGAAAGAGCAAGAGAAGAGACAAAAAGCCCGCGCTGCGGCCAATGCCGCAAGTGCTAAATTGCAGGCTCCCGTGAACAACTTTCCTCCAGCAACTCAGATGAGCATTTCAAAAAAGAGTACAATGGATGAGGCGACGCAGCTGGATCTCGGAAGCAAGAAGCACAAAAAACACAACAAGGACGTTTCTAAGAGCAGTGTTGAAGAAAGGGAGAAGGTGCATAAAGGTGATGCATGCGGACCAGAAAAATCGAAGAAGACTTCAAAGAGGGGCAAAAAGGAAACGACAAAATCCGAAAAGAAAACGATGTTGCACAAAAGCGGGAAGAGTGCATCCGCAGAGAAAAATCACATATATGAGTCGAGCACTGGAAGCACTGATTCCAAAAAGATAAAAGTGGCTGAGTCTCCCGTCTCGTCCAACCCTGATCCAAACAGCCCGACGAAGGCGAGATCTGAGAAGAAGAAAACTGCGACCGCTAGCAGCGATGGcgagaagaagaagaagaaagcaaaggcGGACAAAAAAGAGAAGGAGAAGAGGAAAGAAACGGCCGATACCGACGACAAGAGTAAGCTAAAGCCGGACAAGAGCAAGAGGAAGAGTAGAAGATCGGCGGATCTCTAA
- a CDS encoding predicted protein: MTRSQTTLAYGTQPLKVNAEHLIQRPAPLRLFPFRPYVVHAAPLEIEIFCREEAVPSSSLASCSSMNYEVYDDDANVIETVSDEELHEEMDTEQQPTEAESNNGNRNSNTRRGNRLSDQVNMDDEPEIPGYER; this comes from the exons ATGACACGCAGCCAGACAACTTTGGCGTACGGAACTCAACCGTTGAAGG TCAATGCAGAGCATCTGATCCAACGACCAGCCCCGCTCCGTCTCTTTCCGTTCCGACCTTACGTAGTACACGCTGCTCCGTTGGAAATCGAAATTTTCTGTCGAGAAGAAGCAGTACCGAGTTCGAGTCTAGCTTCCTGTAGCAGCATGAACTACGAAGTATACGATGACGATGCCAATGTGATCGAGACAGTATCCGACGAGGAATTGCatgaagaaatggatacaGAACAGCAACCAACCGAAGCGGAAAGTAATAACGGCAACAGGAATTCCAATACGCGTCGTGGAAACCGCCTGTCGGATCAAGTGAACATGGATGATGAGCCGGAAATTCCCGGCTATGAACG
- the hCDK3 gene encoding predicted protein (hypothetical cyclin dependent kinase 3), whose translation MIGQGAYGIVFKGTKIDTGETIAIKRIAFADSTPEGGVPCNVIREISLLRELDHPNVVKLLDIIQARRGGLYLVFEHVAYDLKMYMDQCQTSDDISERQGLPISTVRSFLRQIIAGVGCCHTYRILHRDLKPHNLLITADGRDVKLADFGLARLSAIPNGPYTFEVVTLWYRAPELLLGANRYSTSIDVWSIGCIFAEMATGMPLFPGRSDIDQLFKIFQRRGTPSGDMWPAVTRLPHYNVEFPMWSERPITDFCPAQKLGGPAGVDLINKLLAYDPERRISCKMALQHPFFLQA comes from the exons ATGATAGGCCAGGGCGCTTACGGAATTGTTTTTAAGGGGACAAAGATAGATACGGGCGAAACAATTGCCATCAAACGAATTGCTTTTGCGGATTCTACACCGGAAGGTGGGGTACCCTGTAACGTCATCCGTGAGATCAGCCTACTGCGAGAACTGGATCACCCCAACGTAGTCAAGCTACTGGACATCATTCAAGCGCGGCGCGGAGGATTGTACCTCGTCTTTGAGCATGTAGCATACGACTTGAAAATGTACATGGATCAGTGTCAAACGTCCGATGATATTTCGGAGCGCCAGGGTTTACCTATTTCCACCGTACGCTCTTTCTTGCGACAAATCATTGCCGGG GTCGGATGCTGTCATACCTACCGTATTTTGCACCGGGATCTCAAGCCTCATAACCTCTTGATTACAGCGGACGGTAGGGACGTCAAGTTGGCCGATTTTGGACTGGCGCGCCTATCGGCAATCCCCAACGGTCCGTACACGTTCGAAGTCGTGACGCTCTGGTACCGAGCCCCCGAGCTACTTCTGGGGGCGAATCGCTACTCGACGTCGATTGATGTTTGGAGCATTGGTTGTATTTTTGCCGAAATGGCTACCGGAATGCCTCTTTTCCCGGGACGCTCGGACATTGACCAACTTTTCAAGATCTTTCAACGTCGCGGCACGCCATCCGGAGATATGTGGCCGGCCGTCACGCGGCTGCCGCACTACAACGTGGAGTTTCCCATGTGGTCGGAGCGTCCCATCACGGACTTTTGCCCGGCACAGAAGTTGGGTGGTCCAGCCGGGGTTGATCTAATCAACAAGCTTTTGGCGTACGACCCGGAACGGCGAATTTCTTGCAAGATGGCGCTGCAACACCCGTTCTTTCTACAGGCCTAA
- a CDS encoding predicted protein, whose translation MQQKYALLEGLGVGSTSTVHRCVSKQNGQEYACKIIDCQLMEERFQGMMEQFQTEIDALRRLQHPSIIRLYDVFLAPEKIYIVMELMEGGELFDYVVQKGTLTEEEAAGIVRKVTSALVYIHEKNICHRDLKPENLLLKEKPCSGPQLGDIDVKIIDFGLSKAMEEPVARTFLGTRGYLAPEMLQRRDYTRAVDTWALGVIVFVLVCGCLPFDDDSSTVPSDDLVRAKFVLRFPRWARQLSPSAKDLLNHLLDVNPRTRYSAEQALWHPWVQGKTA comes from the exons ATGCAGCAAAAATACGCGCTTCTGGAGGGGTTGGGTGTCGGATCGACGTCGACAGTACACCGCTGCGTTTCCAAACAGAACGGGCAAGAGTATGCGTGCAAGATTATTGACTGTCAGCTTATGGAAGAACGCTTCCAGGGAATGATGGAACAGTTCCAGACCGAGATTGACGCTCTCCGCCGACTCCAACATCCTAGTATCATACGTCTGTACGATGTTTTTCTCGCCCCCGAAAAAATTTATATTGTCATGGAGCTTATGGAAGGTGGTGAGCTTTTCGATTATGTTGTTCAGAAAGGAACTctcacggaagaagaggctGCAGGAATCGTTCGCAAGGTAACGAGTGCCTTAGTCTACATACACGAAAAGAATATCTGTCACCGCGACCTCAAGCCGGAAAATTTGTTGCTAAAAGAGAAACCCTGTAGTGGTCCCCAACTTGGCGACATTGATGTGAAAATTATCGATTTTGGTCTTTCCAAG GCTATGGAAGAGCCCGTAGCTCGCACCTTTTTGGGAACACGCGGTTACTTGGCACCCGAAATGTTACAGCGACGGGATTATACTCGCGCCGTGGACACTTGGGCGCTCGGCGTAATTGTCTTCGTACTCGTGTGCGGTTGTCTACCTTTTGACGACGATTCGTCAACGGTTCCCAGTGACGATCTCGTGCGCGCCAAGTTTGTGTTGCGCTTTCCCAGATGGGCGCGACAGCTGAGCCCATCGGCGAAAGATTTGCTGAATCATCTACTGGATGTCAACCCGCGAACTCGCTACAGCGCAGAGCAAGCTCTGTGGCATCCCTGGGTACAGGGGAAGACGGCA
- a CDS encoding predicted protein, which translates to MVIEGNATETRDFPMQGNMQTGKVVHTYRDYSQEVETKFEASRHMSDTITADTASKGCRAEENFPIKLHYMLLELQRDGLDHIVSWQPHGRCFVVHKQKEFVEHILPFKVDTERELFLTKVSRRNIEHLTRLRLVSDSWFRQSKFPSFQRQLNLYGFKRLTAGKSGFHFPSSLSCPLDEELTFASPIPISFAGRDKGGYYHELFLRGARKPSSPETEPNFYRTIYLPLEPISGRQAKTNSVSTLSSQMPNILNRFNSALPDPNGRISLHQQLLATYPHSPQSFQPSPASLLPAELLIMKLQRERLQQDIIMASQCFDGRLAGLGLDGSGAIAHPNNSALALAAAFVRSQSNPFASTTR; encoded by the exons ATGGTAATCGAGGGAAACGCAACTGAGACTCGGGACTTTCCCATGCAGGGAAACATGCAGACCGGAAAGGTGGTCCATACATACCGGGACTATTCGCAAGAAGTCGAGACTAAGTTTGAGGCCAGCAGGCACATGTCTGATACCATCACCGCTGACACGGCATCGAAAGGCTGCCGGGCCGAGGAGAACTTCCCAATAAAGCTTCATTACATGCTCTTGGAACTTCAACGAGACGGGCTCGATCACATTGTTTCGTGGCAACCTCACGGACGGTGCTTTGTTGTACACAAGCAAAAGGAGTTTGTGGAGCATATTCTACCTTT CAAAGTGGACACTGAAAGGGAATTATTTTTAACGAAAGTATCGCGTCGGAATATTGAGCATCTCACACGTCTTCGTCTTGTTTCTGACAGCTGGTTCAGGCAAAGTAAATTCCCTTCTTTTCAGCGACAACTGAACCTTTACGGTTTCAAGCGATTAACAGCGGGTAAGAGCGGTTTCCATTTTCCTAGCAGCCTCAGTTGTCCTTTGGATGAAGAACTCACTTTTGCATCACCAATCCCAATCTCCTTCGCAGGGCGTGACAAAGGCGGATACTACCATGAACTTTTTCTTCGAG GGGCTCGCAAACCAAGTTCACCGGAAACGGAACCGAACTTTTACAGGACCATATATCTCCCCCTAGAACCCATTTCGGGAAGGCAAGCGAAGACAAACTCCGTATCCACTTTGTCATCCCAGATGCCAAATATTTTGAATCGGTTCAATTCCGCTCTACCGGATCCGAACGGTCGAATTTCGTTACATCAGCAACTCCTTGCGACGTATCCGCATTCGCCACAATCGTTTCAGCCTTCCCCGGCGTCACTATTACCGGCTGAGTTACTTATCATGAAATTGCAGCGAGAGCGACTTCAGCAAGATATCATCATGGCCTCTCAGTGTTTTGACGGTCGTCTTGCTGGCCTTGGTCTAGATGGAAGCGGCGCGATTGCGCATCCCAATAATTCCGCTCTGGCGTTGGCTGCGGCATTTGTCCGGAGTCAAAGCAACCCGTTCGCGTCCACGACAAGGTAG
- a CDS encoding predicted protein — MKTSSPLPYRQLSGLSEKLITGLLLLVAAQGFSTSSVRAWLPRCLTVKCPFSTSNPIVASATPGQGVPQSGAADASRRIFLSSTVAVSGLLTVPSRTDAADAKRGSEQMKIVEVVGEQQPGLVSAQTIVDLLRVVPTFCIVDKEGVPFMVVGEDAKVTGYFFTTFDEAQRLLILARTSVDKSIADAKNDPSQDQAAVAELTNPWVKARISSVPMDFAVTLVTKSMYGARRAGGNYFQIAPADADVEDALAINGKTDLAEGKVPLFYYPDFSTNENDGKQSPLYFRQSELERAFRKQNPGQDLPKTAVTELFAVLAAMVEPGGTDLDLQTLVFIPPRESVQKAKACDKKNGKNGSYFVGKRNLVL; from the coding sequence ATGAAGACTAGCTCCCCTCTTCCATACCGGCAGCTCTCTGGCCTTTCTGAAAAGCTTATAACTGGACTGCTACTGCTAGTGGCAGCTCAAGGGTTTTCAACGAGCAGCGTGCGCGCCTGGTTGCCACgctgtctgactgtgaaatgcCCGTTTTCGACTTCGAATCCGATCGTCGCATCGGCTACACCTGGACAAGGAGTGCCGCAATCGGGAGCTGCAGATGCATCCCGTCGGATATTTCTGTCGTCAACTGTAGCCGTTTCGGGATTACTGACGGTCCCTAGTCGCACTGATGCAGCAGATGCAAAGCGGGGGTCGGAGCAAATGAAAATAGTGGAGGTCGTTGGAGAGCAACAACCCGGGTTGGTGTCGGCACAAACAATAGTTGATCTCCTACGGGTTGTCCCAACCTTTTGCATCGTCGACAAGGAAGGAGTTCCATTCATGGTGGTTGGTGAAGATGCCAAGGTTACTGGTTATTTCTTTACTACTTTTGACGAAGCGCAGCGGCTCTTGATACTCGCACGGACGTCCGTCGACAAGTCGATTGCAGACGCGAAGAACGATCCGTCGCAAGACCAAGCGGCAGTCGCAGAGCTCACCAATCCCTGGGTAAAAGCTCGAATATCATCTGTACCTATGGACTTTGCCGTGACTCTTGTCACCAAATCAATGTACGGTGCTCGAAGGGCGGGAGGCAATTACTTTCAAATAGCCCCAGCCGATGCTGATGTCGAAGACGCTTTGGCTATCAACGGAAAAACCGATCTAGCCGAAGGAAAGGTGCCTCTTTTTTACTATCCCGACTTTTCAACAAATGAAAACGATGGGAAACAGAGCCCCCTTTACTTTCGTCAATCGGAGCTGGAAAGGGCATTTCGAAAACAGAATCCTGGTCAAGATTTGCCCAAGACTGCGGTTACAGAGCTCTTTGCTGTGCTTGCTGCCATGGTCGAACCAGGAGGCACTGACTTGGACCTACAAACGCTTGTATTTATTCCACCTAGAGAAAGCGTTCAAAAGGCGAAAGCCTGTGATAAAAAGAACGGCAAAAATGGATCATACTTCGTTGGAAAACGAAATCTAGTTCTTTAG